The following proteins come from a genomic window of Euryarchaeota archaeon:
- a CDS encoding succinate dehydrogenase: MAAEAVRTRAWGNRTMRRDAWWLEPALIVTVLGGFVVYATLRVLENAFYVADNGFYHYATPFGNPDLTFLVPGILVAIPIFGQFLTYPAAVLLPIPAGFRFTCYYYRRSYYRGFAGQPPGCAVEGTTGKGYRGERRLLSFQNLHRYFLYLALIVLVFNWEDAIKSIFTPNGMYFGLGSAIMLGNAVLLSGYTLGCHSFRHLVGGRLDCYSCDAASSIRYGLWSKVTVLNGRHMAWAWVSLLWVAFTDLYIRYVASSGVTTVFGVPA; encoded by the coding sequence ATGGCAGCCGAAGCGGTACGCACGCGCGCTTGGGGAAACCGGACGATGCGGCGAGACGCCTGGTGGCTCGAACCAGCGCTCATCGTGACGGTCCTCGGCGGGTTCGTCGTCTACGCGACTTTGCGGGTACTCGAAAACGCCTTCTACGTGGCCGACAACGGCTTCTACCACTACGCGACCCCGTTCGGGAACCCCGACCTCACGTTCCTAGTGCCCGGGATCCTCGTCGCGATCCCCATCTTCGGTCAATTCCTCACGTACCCAGCTGCGGTGCTTCTTCCCATCCCCGCGGGATTCCGTTTCACATGCTACTATTATAGGCGCTCGTACTACCGCGGCTTCGCCGGACAACCTCCAGGTTGTGCCGTCGAGGGGACGACCGGAAAAGGCTACCGTGGCGAGCGCCGGCTCCTCAGTTTCCAGAACCTCCACCGTTATTTCCTCTACTTGGCGCTCATCGTCCTCGTCTTCAACTGGGAGGACGCGATCAAATCCATCTTCACGCCAAATGGCATGTACTTCGGACTCGGCTCCGCGATAATGCTAGGAAACGCCGTCCTCCTCTCCGGCTACACCCTGGGTTGCCACTCTTTCAGGCACCTCGTCGGGGGAAGACTGGATTGCTATTCGTGCGACGCCGCGTCCTCGATACGTTACGGTCTCTGGTCGAAAGTGACGGTCCTCAACGGCCGGCACATGGCATGGGCGTGGGTTTCACTCCTGTGGGTCGCCTTCACCGACCTCTACATCCGCTACGTCGCCTCGAGCGGCGTCACCACCGTCTTCGGGGTGCCGGCATGA
- the lipA gene encoding lipoyl synthase — protein sequence MSTNVNFLTDSPPPAPRRKPDWLKIRPPAGESYSRLKESLRALDLHTVCEEAHCPNVSECWGGGTATIMIMGDECTRGCRFCAVKTAANPRPLDVDEPEKVAHAIGRSRMLDYVVLTSVDRDDLADQGAPHFAKTIATLKANYPHILVEVLIPDFRGDAACVRTVVDSRPDVVAHNVETVRRLTPKVRDRRATYDQSLQVLRAIKAIDPTRFTKTSIMLGLGEQDDEIRETLRDLRAHGVDIVTFGQYLQPSSWHLPVAEYVSPAKFDQWAKEAKELGFLYIASGPLVRSSYRAGELFMKGLIESRRIPESSMEETA from the coding sequence ATGTCCACCAACGTGAACTTCCTTACCGACTCGCCTCCTCCAGCGCCAAGGCGCAAGCCCGACTGGTTGAAGATCCGGCCCCCCGCCGGCGAAAGCTACTCAAGGCTCAAGGAGTCGCTACGCGCGTTGGACCTGCACACGGTCTGCGAGGAGGCCCACTGCCCCAATGTGTCGGAGTGCTGGGGCGGCGGCACCGCGACCATAATGATCATGGGCGACGAGTGCACGCGTGGGTGCCGTTTCTGCGCCGTGAAGACCGCAGCCAACCCGCGACCGCTCGACGTCGACGAGCCCGAAAAAGTCGCCCACGCGATCGGACGAAGCAGGATGCTCGACTACGTGGTGCTCACGAGCGTCGACCGGGACGATCTCGCGGATCAAGGAGCGCCACATTTCGCCAAGACCATCGCGACCTTGAAGGCCAACTATCCGCACATCCTCGTCGAAGTGCTCATCCCGGACTTCCGCGGCGACGCCGCGTGCGTGCGTACCGTCGTCGACTCCCGACCTGACGTCGTGGCCCACAACGTCGAGACGGTGCGCCGGCTCACACCGAAAGTGCGCGATAGGCGGGCGACATACGACCAGTCACTCCAAGTGCTTCGGGCGATCAAGGCAATCGATCCGACGCGGTTCACCAAGACGTCGATCATGCTAGGCCTTGGCGAACAGGACGACGAGATCCGTGAGACGCTTCGCGACCTGCGGGCCCACGGCGTCGACATCGTGACCTTCGGCCAATACCTGCAGCCGTCCTCGTGGCACCTTCCGGTCGCAGAATACGTGTCGCCCGCGAAGTTCGACCAGTGGGCGAAGGAGGCCAAGGAACTTGGTTTCCTCTACATCGCTAGCGGTCCCCTCGTGAGGTCCTCTTACCGCGCCGGCGAGCTTTTCATGAAAGGGCTTATAGAGTCTCGAAGGATTCCGGAAAGCTCCATGGAGGAAACCGCATGA
- a CDS encoding thiamine pyrophosphate-dependent dehydrogenase E1 component subunit alpha, translating into MTPQMVRLMESGRKATNELDLSDSDLKALFEYMLLTRAIDSRLINLQRQGRIGFYLASTGQEATSVGAGYALESPDWIFPHYRDPGTALVRGVTVREMVNQCYGNSLDNVKGRQMPVHYSWKDKNMVSISSPLATQIIQAQGAAHAVKIKGDKVVVLTTFGDGSTSEGDFHIAANMAGVYRTPLVMLCENNQWAISVPLKYQTASESFAIKAVAYGIPGVKVDGNDVLAVYKVVKEAVDRARRGEGPTLIEAYTFRMSSHSTSDDNTRYTPPALFEEWKKKDPIDRYRKFLQDVGLWNEAWEKEHVDEAQRLVDEAIKEAEAAGPPPTESIFDDVYETRPPNLQEQCREYMGFLNERGQ; encoded by the coding sequence ATGACCCCGCAGATGGTCCGACTCATGGAAAGCGGACGGAAGGCGACCAATGAACTCGATCTCTCCGATTCCGACCTCAAAGCGCTCTTCGAGTACATGCTGCTCACGCGCGCCATCGATTCGCGTCTCATCAACCTCCAACGCCAGGGCCGCATCGGCTTCTACCTCGCCTCCACGGGACAGGAGGCTACGTCGGTGGGCGCCGGCTACGCACTCGAGTCGCCGGATTGGATCTTCCCCCACTACCGCGACCCCGGGACGGCCTTGGTCCGCGGCGTCACGGTGCGCGAGATGGTGAACCAATGTTACGGCAACAGCCTCGACAACGTGAAAGGCCGCCAGATGCCCGTCCACTACTCGTGGAAGGACAAGAACATGGTCTCCATCTCGTCGCCGCTTGCCACCCAGATAATCCAAGCGCAGGGCGCCGCCCACGCGGTGAAGATCAAGGGCGACAAGGTGGTCGTCCTCACGACGTTCGGCGACGGGTCCACTTCTGAAGGCGACTTCCACATCGCCGCCAACATGGCGGGCGTGTACAGGACGCCGCTCGTCATGTTGTGCGAGAACAACCAATGGGCGATCTCGGTGCCGCTCAAGTACCAGACCGCGTCCGAATCCTTTGCGATAAAAGCGGTCGCCTACGGCATACCCGGCGTGAAAGTCGACGGGAACGACGTGCTCGCCGTCTACAAGGTCGTGAAGGAGGCCGTCGACCGCGCCCGCCGCGGCGAGGGGCCGACCCTCATCGAGGCCTATACTTTCAGGATGAGTTCACACTCCACAAGCGACGACAACACGCGTTACACGCCGCCAGCGCTCTTCGAGGAGTGGAAGAAGAAGGATCCGATCGACCGTTACAGGAAGTTCCTCCAAGACGTCGGCCTTTGGAACGAGGCGTGGGAGAAGGAGCACGTCGATGAGGCGCAACGGCTCGTGGACGAGGCGATAAAAGAGGCCGAGGCGGCCGGACCGCCGCCCACGGAATCCATCTTCGACGACGTCTACGAGACGAGACCCCCGAACCTCCAAGAACAGTGTCGAGAGTACATGGGTTTCCTCAACGAACGAGGTCAATGA
- a CDS encoding alpha-ketoacid dehydrogenase subunit beta — translation MPEMTLIQAVTHTLDHALGTDESVVVFGEDVGKNGGVFRATDGLQAKYGEKRVFDTPLNESGIIGTAVGMALYGLRPIPEIQFADFIYPAFDQIVNEAAKLRYRSGGQYTVPMVIRTPYGGGIKGGHYHSQSNEAYFTHTPGLKVVIPSNPADTKGLLLSSIRDPDPVLFMEPKKIYRAIKGDVPAGDHTVPLGEAKVVRPGNDVTLIGWGAMLHTCLAAAETAAKDNVSCEVIDVRTLVPLDEETILKSVKKTGRVVIVYEAPRTGGFGGELSAIIAEKALEYLEAPVYRVTGFDTPFPYSLENLYMPDANRILAAIEKSVNF, via the coding sequence ATGCCAGAAATGACGCTCATCCAGGCAGTGACGCACACGCTCGACCACGCCCTCGGCACGGACGAAAGCGTCGTGGTCTTCGGCGAGGACGTCGGAAAAAACGGCGGCGTCTTCCGGGCGACTGACGGGTTGCAGGCGAAGTACGGCGAGAAGCGCGTGTTCGACACGCCGTTGAACGAGAGCGGTATCATCGGGACCGCGGTCGGGATGGCGCTTTACGGGCTTCGGCCGATCCCCGAGATCCAGTTCGCGGACTTCATCTACCCGGCCTTCGACCAGATTGTGAACGAGGCCGCGAAATTGCGCTACAGGAGCGGTGGCCAGTACACGGTCCCGATGGTGATCCGCACGCCCTACGGCGGTGGGATCAAGGGCGGCCATTACCACTCCCAGTCCAACGAAGCCTACTTCACGCACACGCCGGGATTGAAGGTCGTCATCCCATCGAACCCTGCCGACACGAAGGGGCTTCTCCTTTCAAGTATCCGCGACCCCGACCCGGTCCTCTTCATGGAGCCGAAGAAGATCTACAGGGCGATCAAGGGCGACGTCCCCGCAGGCGATCACACGGTGCCGCTTGGCGAGGCGAAGGTCGTCCGTCCCGGAAACGACGTGACGCTCATCGGTTGGGGCGCGATGCTGCACACCTGCCTGGCCGCCGCGGAGACCGCGGCGAAGGACAACGTCTCATGCGAGGTGATCGACGTGCGCACGCTCGTCCCGCTCGATGAGGAGACGATACTCAAGTCCGTGAAAAAGACGGGGCGCGTCGTCATCGTCTACGAAGCGCCCCGCACCGGCGGATTCGGCGGGGAGCTAAGCGCGATAATCGCGGAGAAAGCGCTCGAATACCTCGAAGCGCCCGTCTATCGCGTCACCGGCTTTGACACGCCGTTCCCGTATTCGCTTGAGAACCTCTACATGCCGGACGCGAACAGGATATTGGCCGCAATCGAGAAATCGGTGAACTTCTAA
- a CDS encoding 2-oxo acid dehydrogenase subunit E2 translates to MVFEFKLPDVGEGIHEGEIVNWLVKEGDAVKENQPILNVMTDKATVEITSPRTGRIAKILAAEGKVVKVGDVMVTIEEGAGPASTSQSPSGTPAPAGGAAAPPRPGGTAGSARDLAPPAARQAPTGTRPETPASAAHASAGVAKEEKTLFELPKDIPLGTRRIQRGSATSATAAMETPARAKTLATPSTRRMAREMGIDINKVPASGPAGRVTKDDLKGLGSGTTATRETLPAASTIASRQTAVALPRREMEERVPLRGLRKKIAEQMVRSKHTATHFTYVEEVDVTQLMHLRDAAKHSAEKAGIKITYLPFIIKATVSALKQFPIVNSSLDDSTGEVVYKKYYNVGVALDTPDGLMVPVVKDAGSKTIFQIAADIERLAEAGRNRKIALEDLKDGTFTITSLGKSGGILATPIINWPEVAIMGVHKIKETPVVNNGKIEIGHLMNLSFSFDHRVVDGAVGAQFAQALIRYLEDPKLLLLDMM, encoded by the coding sequence GTGGTCTTCGAGTTCAAGCTTCCTGACGTCGGCGAAGGCATCCACGAAGGCGAGATAGTCAACTGGCTCGTCAAGGAAGGCGACGCCGTGAAGGAGAACCAGCCGATCCTCAACGTCATGACGGACAAGGCTACCGTCGAGATCACGTCGCCTAGGACTGGGCGCATCGCGAAGATACTCGCGGCCGAAGGAAAGGTCGTGAAAGTGGGCGACGTGATGGTGACGATAGAGGAAGGAGCAGGACCGGCATCGACCAGCCAAAGCCCTTCGGGGACCCCCGCCCCCGCAGGCGGGGCAGCAGCCCCGCCGAGGCCCGGCGGAACCGCAGGTTCCGCGAGAGACCTAGCCCCCCCCGCCGCCCGACAAGCCCCGACCGGGACCCGCCCGGAAACACCCGCGAGCGCAGCTCACGCCTCAGCTGGTGTCGCCAAGGAAGAGAAGACCCTCTTCGAACTCCCTAAGGACATCCCGCTCGGCACCCGAAGGATCCAGCGTGGAAGCGCAACTAGCGCAACCGCCGCCATGGAGACGCCCGCGCGGGCCAAGACCCTTGCAACCCCCTCAACGCGCAGGATGGCACGCGAGATGGGCATCGACATCAACAAAGTCCCCGCGAGCGGGCCGGCGGGGCGCGTCACGAAAGACGACCTCAAGGGCCTTGGCTCTGGCACCACTGCGACGCGGGAGACCCTCCCGGCGGCGAGCACCATCGCCTCGCGGCAAACGGCGGTCGCCCTGCCAAGGCGCGAGATGGAAGAGCGCGTCCCGCTACGAGGCCTCAGGAAGAAGATCGCCGAGCAGATGGTGCGCTCCAAGCACACTGCGACCCACTTCACGTACGTGGAGGAGGTCGACGTGACGCAACTCATGCACCTTCGAGACGCCGCCAAACACTCGGCGGAGAAGGCCGGGATAAAGATCACGTACCTTCCTTTCATCATCAAGGCCACGGTTTCCGCGTTGAAGCAGTTCCCGATCGTGAATTCAAGCCTCGACGACTCGACGGGTGAAGTCGTTTACAAGAAGTACTACAACGTCGGTGTGGCACTTGACACCCCGGACGGCCTCATGGTGCCCGTGGTCAAGGATGCGGGGTCGAAGACGATCTTCCAGATCGCCGCCGACATCGAACGCCTCGCGGAGGCCGGAAGGAACAGGAAGATCGCCCTCGAGGACCTGAAGGACGGCACGTTCACGATAACGAGCCTGGGAAAAAGCGGCGGAATACTCGCCACCCCGATAATCAACTGGCCGGAGGTCGCCATCATGGGTGTCCACAAGATCAAAGAGACACCGGTCGTCAACAACGGCAAGATCGAGATCGGCCACTTGATGAACCTGAGTTTCTCGTTCGACCACAGGGTCGTGGATGGGGCAGTTGGGGCGCAGTTTGCGCAGGCACTCATCAGGTACCTTGAGGATCCGAAGTTGCTGTTGCTGGACATGATGTAG